One region of Alosa alosa isolate M-15738 ecotype Scorff River chromosome 1, AALO_Geno_1.1, whole genome shotgun sequence genomic DNA includes:
- the ankrd12 gene encoding ankyrin repeat domain-containing protein 12 isoform X1: MAKPGSDRDGAMVEKQAGKKSKDKISPFTKTPKLDRSEFLGKEAKSKSSMKRKLSFTVSPPRNQEKDSDTDDSDHGQSSEVWGDSLAPPCRIHAEKDGPDKKKVKKEAAGKKSSSSSSSSSSTPVNILFGYPLSERKQMALLMQMTARDNSPDSTPSHPSQTPPVQKKHTGSSSTSRQKDKVNKRNERGETPLHMAAIRGDVAQVRQLISLGADVNVKDFAGWTPLHEACNLGYYDVAKVLISAGAEVNTQGLDDDTPLHDASSSGHKDIVKLLLRNGGNAFQANKRGERPVDVADSQELEQLLKGEVQLSDPEDSSSGKGLERPDSEDPPSVNPSSVDDNMDDSDGDKDSDSKHASGMTAKASSSVSGLDEYEFKDEEEEEDLSKALNDRHILRRELRQKEKEEKERNHYASKQASKSETPNASTKPKKSKASRVIYCTSDSSSDEGEAPAERKGSPTRSGCVDGHKTESRSKKDSQGGISISDQKDKGKVKKKSKSQSKNKENQEVREDGKENSKALLFSPSTTSENSDKVTREEDSFKMSFSPKDDSSVHLFHLSAVKSPKLNHSLSDKQPTTPLKQENSKTCVPIVGDGPCQVDGIKYNHCTDGEYCLESSSSKGCKHKEKSKHHQKDLGLEGDDRSSSPFKDGSLGNSVDGADIALRKTDKDGKVVKKHKLKHKEKEKDKEKSRKEYEADKNRHRPKEKDGRKDAQRNMEFDREFWKENFFKSDENEELMSMGKNADSSLGNSLQKASGGSPVKEERGTTKDKYSSSSSSTSSSGSNKDRRPKEEREKDKSVKREKKDTTCKEEREKEGRDKEIEDCVPDVVGSVRVPEESQHSVKEEVEDKHVTDPEHQDPSEKSSREKGDKKLPSKDREGEKSEKKHTDKEKKIKTEHFSDKYELQNSTDKWKEREKTSGSTSHSPGDKNKESEKLKSLSAAKKHEENRKSKDKPDRKAEKDRFEKEHAAGEHREREKISSDRKGRVPDKTTDHNKMDRTKEKDKEKEKDKDRDRKKEKSKENSSSSSSNLKLLLEDKKGYVSESSKTAQSKVKEDVPRTPEKDRDRRERERDSDRHRDRERHKDKDRSLQQGKVVKPKPSEPEADRTKSKASPSSRDVRPKEKRLVNDDLMQTSFERMLSLKDQEIEQWHRKHLEKIKQKERERMKQRPGSDLSKQKSNKDKSKTPSSSSTGDTCPGKELLRSKSSEASEPHSRDKPLRDATSGRTVSLDSKNLSAFGKLGPALENSLSRSPRPESERSGHMSRSVSMVSVASSEDSCHATILTPRPAEYDSDLNLEASDSQPPFLQSSLNLQSSRSPVVHEKDINSLPEAQSNRTPLLSRNVSPYLKAILDEDARPAPTEGRTFEETQRTGSSHSSDEKSRAMLPETSSVQVQDNQSQSAQSHPSSTAETESLNNPEAEGSVTGPHLIQGPNSRDPGCSQQSSLSQGSCTLVAPVDHQKPSLSESLSGSDVQCPPQENPSGPDTIESPNKDSRDLSVTLVSRVSMSPLPSPQQHSTNTKASSHSVSQQDATIDTIIDPSLRPDGPLPTSVEPQDRSIAETADVRLEEKESTLGGSRMEWMSSPATPLSTLKSSPDTKRNAETKDAAQAMDATDPAATRPQTETLSSSDAQIQKTEHVSLSSSLQKAESLCPSPAHDPEEPMEVTTEAPDGSSGVEMLAEKASTSWETTTQLPSTSETKPEVAEEKNDQPAAEDQPPLESRPIVPLNEGEKGPISGATSQSDGSTEMGLLEGTSGGSSPLSVTTSERDTDSSGAKAKARPLEDEVDIQVHHPRKRKMPRVSPSTQPVLTAQQMKERTQQSLAAIVDSLKLEEIQPYQTERANPYYEFLHIRKKIEEKRKVLCSVIPQAPQYYDEYVTFNGSYLIHGNPLSKLCIPTITPPPSLPEPLKEMFKQQEVVRMKLRLQHSIEREKLIVSNEQEVLRVHYRAARTLANQTLPFSACTVLLDAEVYNMPQEVQGEDGKTSVRDRFNARQFMSWLQDVDDKFDKLKTCLLMRQQHEAAALNAVQRLEWQLKLQELDPATYKSTSIFEISEFYIPLVEVNDDFDLTPI, encoded by the exons ATGGCCAAGCCAGGCTCAGACAGAGACGGAGCCATGGTGGAGAAACAAGCTGGCAAGAAG AGTAAGGATAAGATCTCTCCATTCACCAAGACTCCTAAGCTGGACCGCAGTGAGTTTCTGGGGAAGGAGGCTAAATCCAAGTCTTCCATGAAGCGCAAGCTGTCCTTCACTGTAAGCCCACCCCGCAATCAGGAGAAGGACTCTGATACTg ATGACTCTGACCACGGCCAGTCGAGCGAAGTCTGGGGCGACTCTTTAGCGCCGCCCTGCAGGATCCACGCAG AGAAAGATGGACCTGATAAGAAGAAGGTCAAGAAGGAGGCTGCTGGGAAGaagtcctcttcctcctcctcctcctcctcctccaccccagtTAACATCCTGTTTGGCTACCCGCTATCTGAGCGCAAGCAGATGGCCCTGCTCATGCAGATGACGGCCAGGGACAACAGCCCAG aCTCAACGCCATCTCACCCATCCCAGACGCCGCCGGTGCAGAAGAAGCACACTGGCAGCAGCTCCACATCGCGGCAGAAGGACAAGGTGAACAAGCGCAACGAGCGAGGAGAAACGCCATTGCACATGGCCGCCATCCGTGGCGACGTTGCACAGGTGCGCCAGCTCATCAGCCTCGGGGCTGATGTCAACGTCAAGGACTTCGCAG GTTGGACTCCGCTCCATGAGGCGTGTAACCTTGGGTACTACGACGTGGCAAAGGTTCTGATCTCTGCGGGGGCGGAGGTCAACACGCAGGGCCTGGATGATGACACGCCTCTTCACGACGCCTCCAGCAGTGGACACAAAGAT ATTGTGAAATTGCTGTTGCGGAACGGGGGCAACGCATTCCAGGCCAACAAGCGGGGCGAGCGGCCTGTAGATGTGGCCGACTCACAGGAGCTGGAACAGCTGCTGAAGGGGGAGGTGCAGCTGTCTGACCCCGAGGATAGCTCCTCCGGTAAGGGCTTGGAGCGCCCAG ACTCTGAAGACCCCCCTTCTGTTAACCCATCCAGTGTGGATGACAACATGGACGATTCTGATGGAGATAAGGACTCTGACAGCAAGCATGCATCAGGGATGACGGCAAAAGCTTCATCCTCCGTGTCTGGCCTTGACGAGTATGAGTTcaaagatgaggaagaggaagaggacctGAGCAAAGCACTGAACGACAGGCATATCCTTCGTCGTGAACTGCgtcagaaggagaaggaggagaaggaacgGAACCACTATGCGTCAAAGCAGGCCAGCAAGAGTGAAACTCCCAACGCCTCAACTAAGCCCAAGAAATCCAAAGCCTCCAGAGTCATCTACTGCACTTCTGATAGCTCCAGCGATGAGGGTGAAGCTCCTGCTGAGAGGAAGGGTTCTCCGACGCGATCAGGGTGTGTGGACGGACATAAAACAGAGAGTCGGTCAAAGAAAGACTCCCAAGGTGGGATCTCTATCTCAGACCAAAAGGACAAAGGAAAGGTGAAAAAGAAGAGCAAGAGCCAGAGTAAAAACAAGGAGAACCAAGAAGTCCGGGAGGACGGGAAGGAGAACAGCAAAGCCCTGCTTTTCTCCCCATCCACAACGTCAGAAAACTCTGACAAGGTCACGAGGGAGGAGGACTCCTTCAAAATGTCCTTCAGCCCAAAAGATGACTCCTCTGTCCACCTCTTCCATCTGTCTGCTGTGAAGTCACCTAAGCTCAACCACAGCCTGTCAGACAAGCAGCCCACTACTCCTCTCAAACAGGAGAACTCCAAGACTTGTGTGCCCATAGTAGGTGATGGACCTTGTCAAGTCGATGGTATCAAGTACAACCATTGCACGGATGGCGAGTACTGTTTAGAGAGCTCTAGCAGTAAGGGCTGCAAACACAAGGAAAAGAGCAAACATCACCAAAAGGACCTGGGACTGGAGGGAGACGACAGAAGCTCCAGCCCtttcaaagatggcagcttggGCAACAGCGTGGACGGTGCAGACATTGCATTGCGAAAGACTGACAAAGACGGGAAGGTTGTGAAGAAACACAAGCTCAAACACAAGGAGAAGGAAAAAGACAAGGAGAAATCTAGGAAGGAGTACGAAGCAGACAAGAACCGCCACCGGCCGAAAGAGAAGGATGGGAGGAAGGATGCTCAAAGAAACATGGAGTTTGACCGGGAGTTCTGGAAAGAAAACTTCTTCAAAAGTGACGAGAATGAAGAACTCATGTCCATGGGAAAGAACGCTGATTCCTCTCTGGGCAACTCTTTGCAAAAGGCCTCAGGTGGATCGCCTGTCAAAGAAGAGAGGGGGACGACAAAAGACAAGtatagtagcagcagcagcagtactaGTAGTAGTGGCAGTAATAAAGACAGGCGACCAAAAGAAGAGCGAGAGAAGGACAAGtctgtgaagagagagaaaaaggacacCACCTgcaaagaggaaagagagaaggaagggagagataaagaaataGAGGATTGTGTGCCAGATGTCGTGGGCTCAGTGCGGGTTCCAGAAGAATCTCAGCACAGCGTGAAAGAGGAGGTTGAGGACAAGCATGTCACTGACCCGGAACACCAGGATCCCTCAGAGAAAAGCTCCCGTGAGAAAGGAGATAAGAAGCTACCTTcaaaggacagagagggagaaaagtctgagaaaaaacacacagacaaggaAAAGAAGATCAAAACCGAGCACTTCTCCGATAAATATGAACTGCAGAATTCCACTGATaagtggaaagagagggaaaagacgTCAGGCAGCACCTCTCATTCACCCGGTGATAAAAACAAGGAAAGTGAAAAACTAAAATCCCTGTCAGCAGCCAAAAAGCATGAGGAAAACCGCAAGAGTAAGGATAAACCTGATCGGAAAGCTGAGAAGGATCGTTTTGAAAAGGAACATGCTGCTGGCgagcacagagaaagagaaaaaatcaGTTCTGATAGGAAAGGCCGAGTTCCCGATAAAACAACAGACCATAACAAGATGGATCGAACAAAGGAGAAGGACAAGGAAAAAGAGAAGGATAAAGATCGGGATaggaaaaaggaaaaatctAAAGAGAACTCCTCTTCTTCTAGCTCAAATCTTAAACTGCTTCTGGAAGACAAAAAGGGCTATGTGTCAGAGAGCAGCAAAACTGCCCAATCAAAGGTGAAGGAGGATGTTCCCAGGACACCAGAGAAGGATCGGGACAGACGGGAAAGAGAACGGGATTCTGATCGCCATCGAGATCGGGAAAGGCACAAGGACAAGGACCGCTCACTGCAGCAGGGCAAAGTAGTGAAGCCTAAGCCTAGTGAACCAGAGGCAGACAGGACCAAATCCAAAGCTTCACCGTCCTCTAGAGACGTCCGGCCCAAAGAGAAACGATTGGTCAATGACGACCTGATGCAGACAAGCTTTGAGCGAATGCTGAGTCTTAAGGACCAAGAGATCGAGCAGTGGCACCGAAAACACCTGGAGAAGATCAAGCAGAAGGAGCGGGAGAGGATGAAGCAGAGGCCTGGCTCAGACCTCAGCAAACAGAAAAGCAACAAAGACAAATCCaaaaccccctcctcctcctctacagGCGACACCTGCCCAGGCAAGGAACTCTTGCGCTCCAAGAGCTCAGAGGCCTCTGAACCACATAGCCGGGACAAGCCCTTGAGGGATGCCACCAGTGGGAGAACAGTGTCACTTGATTCGAAGAACTTGTCTGCCTTCGGTAAGTTGGGCCCTGCCTTGGAGAACAGCCTTAGTCGATCCCCAAGACCAGAGAGCGAGCGTTCAGGTCACATGTCCCGGTCAGTGTCCATGGTCTCAGTGGCCAGTTCAGAGGACTCGTGCCATGCCACAATACTGACGCCCAGACCAGCTGAATATGACTCGGACCTCAACCTTGAAGCTTCAGACTCACAGCCACCCTTCCTCCAGTCTTCCCTCAATCTCCAGTCCTCCAGATCGCCTGTGGTCCACGAGAAAGACATCAACAGTCTTCCTGAAGCTCAGAGTAACAGGACGCCACTGTTGAGCCGTAATGTGTCTCCCTATTTAAAGGCCATTCTGGATGAGGATGCCAGGCCTGCGCCCACTGAGGGAAGAACTTTTGAGGAAACCCAGAGGACTGGATCGTCCCATTCCAGCGATGAAAAGTCAAGGGCCATGCTGCCAGAAACAAGTTCAGTACAAGTGCAGGATAATCAGAGCCAATCAGCACAGAGTCACCCCAGCTCTACAGCTGAGACTGAGAGTCTTAATAACCCAGAAGCTGAGGGAAGTGTGACGGGACCTCATTTAATACAAGGGCCAAACTCCAGAGATCCTGGGTGCAGTCAACAATCCAGCCTCTCCCAAGGAAGTTGTACTTTAGTTGCTCCCGTTGACCACCAAAAGCCTTCACTATCTGAATCTTTGTCAGGAAGTGATGTGCAGTGTCCACCACAAGAAAACCCATCTGGTCCTGATACGATAGAAAGCCCCAATAAGGACAGCAGGGATTTGTCTGTTACACTTGTGTCACGTGTATCAATGTCTCCTCTACCGTCTCCACAACAACACTCAACCAACACCAAAGCATCTTCACATTCAGTTAGTCAGCAGGACGCCACCATTGATACCATCATCGACCCCTCTCTAAGACCAGATGGCCCCTTGCCTACAAGTGTGGAGCCACAGGATAGAAGTATAGCAGAAACAGCAGATGTTCGATTGGAAGAAAAGGAGTCCACGTTGGGGGGTTCCAGAATGGAATGGATGAGCAGCCCAGCAACTCCTCTGAGCACACTCAAATCAAGCCCAGATACCAAAAGAAATGCAGAGACAAAAGATGCAGCACAGGCGATGGATGCAACAGACCCTGCTGCCACAAGGCCACAAACAGAAACCTTATCATCTAGCGATGCTCAGATACAAAAAACAGAACATGTTTCTCTCTCGTCGTCCTTACAGAAAGCCGAATCTCTGTGCCCAAGTCCTGCCCATGACCCCGAGGAGCCAATGGAAGTCACCACAGAAGCTCCAGACGGGAGCAGTGGTGTCGAGATGTTGGCAGAGAAGGCCAGTACATCGTGGGAGACAACCACTCAGCTCCCATCTACTTCTGAAACCAAACCGGAAGTTGCTGAGGAGAAAAACGATCAACCAGCCGCTGAGGATCAACCACCTTTAGAGTCTAGACCTATAGTTCCCCTCAATGAAGGTGAGAAGGGTCCAATCTCTGGTGCAACTAGCCAGTCAGACGGCAGCACAGAGATGGGGTTGTTGGAGGGCACCTCAGGAGGCTCTTCCCCACTATCGGTCACAACCTCGGAAAGGGATACTGATTCCTCTGGAGCCAAGGCTAAGGCTCGCCCCCTAGAGGATGAGGTGGACATTCAGGTCCATCAcccgaggaagaggaagatgcctCGCGTGTCTCCTTCTACCCAGCCTGTCCTGACGGCCCAGCAGATGAAGGAGCGCACTCAGCAGTCCCTGGCCGCCATCGTGGACTCTCTGAAGCTGGAGGAGATCCAACCCTACCAGACAGAGCGGGCCAACCCTTACTACGAGTTCCTGCACATCCGCAAGAAGATCGAGGAGAAGCGTAAGGTGCTCTGCAGTGTGATTCCGCAGGCTCCTCAGTACTATGATGAGTACGTCACCTTCAACGGCTCATACCTGATTCATGGCAACCCACTCAGCAAGCTGTGCATACCAACC